The nucleotide window CATAGTAAGGACCTGGCTCAATGACAAGGGGAGCGGCCATCCCAGGGAAAAAGGGACGTCTTGTCAGAGGGAGGATAAAAAGCTCATCTGGGAGCTCCACCTCAGGCGGAGGTGGTTTCCCCTTCCCAATAATTTGTTCTAAGTCACTGTCTAGAAGAGAGTCATTAAAATCGAACTCCTCTTCATTAGGCTCTTCATATTCGTTATCCAAAATCTAACCCTATTATCATGAAACTATTCTTGAGAAGAATATCATCCCCCTAGTTTTTTGTATATCTACCCTGCAAAATATTCACAACATCTGTTAATACCCCGGAGTGCTACTACTGTCAATTGCTTGAATTTTTCTTTTCCTCCAGGTTCAGAGGGGCAAAATGACCCCTACTCTATTGGAGTATGTGGTCATTTTGCCCCCATAAACCTGAAAAAAAATCGAAAACCCCCTCATTTGACATTAGTAGCACTCCGGGGTAATATGGCTCCTATGAAGTTTTTAATCATTGATACCAGTGGGACAAAAAGTTTTGTCGCCCTTTTTGCCGATGGGAAGCTGAATTCCTACCCCCTCCCCGAGCGGAAACAGTCCCAAACCCTCCTCCCTGCTGTCAAAAAACTCCTTAACAACCAAGAAATTAGCTTTATCGCCTTGGGAACTGGCCCCGGCTCCTTTACAGGGACCCGGATCGGGGTGATGACCGCCAAGGCCCTTTCCCTATCGATGGACCTTCCCCTCGTCCCTTTTTCGAGTGAAAACCCCCTTGATCCAGAAGCGCTCCAGAAGGTTTTTTTAGCGACTGGCGGGGTTTTCCACACAAAAATCCAGATAAAATATTGAACAATAAACCCTTTGTGGTATAGAATAGACGAAGTGAACAATTAACTTTAACCTATTAGGATGTGATCTTATATGCCGAATGTAAAGGTTCGTACTGGCGAATCCATTGACAAAGCCCTTCGAGCGCTCAAAAAGAAGCTTGATAAAGAAGGAATTATGAAAACCGCAAAAGCGCACCGCTTTTACGATAAACCTTCTGTAAGGAAACGGGCAAAGTCTAAGGCAGCTCTCAAGTATAAAATCAAAAAGGGTCGTTAGACCTAAAGCCCATATGACAGACTACTACCAAGTATTAGGCGTTGCAAAAGACGCTACCCAATCTGATATCAAAAAAGCTTATCGGAAGCTTGCCCTCAAGTATCACCCCGATAAGAATGCCGACAATCCTGATGCTGAGAAAAAGTTTAAGGAAGTCTCTGAAGCTTATGAAGTTTTAAGCGATGAGAATAAGCGGCAGATGTATGATCAGTATGGTGCCGATGCCCTCAAAGGGGGCGGCATGGGAGGTGCTGGCTTCTCTTCAATGGAAGAGGCGCTCCACACCTTTATGGGAGCCTTTGGTAGTGGCGGTGGAGGAGGCGACTTCTTCGGCGGCGCATTCGGCGATATTTTCGGCGGAGGCGGAGGAGGAGAACAATCTTACGCTCGCCAAGGAATGAGCAAAAAAGCGCAAATCTCTATCACCTTTGAAGAGGCGGCCTCTGGCGTTGAAAAAGAAATTGCGATTACCAACCATATCGAATGCAGTGACTGTCATGGGAGTGGTGCCCAATCCCCCCAAGATGTGAAAACCTGCGGGACTTGCCAAGGAACGGGACAGCTCCACCAATCACGGGGCTTCTTTAGCATGTCGAGTCCCTGTCCCCACTGTCATGGTGCGGGAAAAGTAATCACCTCCCCTTGCAAAACGTGTCATGGCAATGGAAAGGTAAAGAAGAAAGAGCGGATTAGAGTCCCTATTCCTGCTGGAATCGACGATGGAATGCGCCTCAAAATGGCAGGCCATGGCGATGCAGGAGAGGGGGGCGGCCCTCGTGGAGATCTTTACGTTTATATTAAGGTCAAACCCCACGATGTGTTTACCCGCGAAGGGGACAACCTCCTAATCAACCTTCCGGTCAGCCTGACCGAAGCAGCCCTTGGCTGCAAAAAGGATCTCCCCCGCCTTCTTTCAAAAAAACCTCTCCGCTTTACCGTTCCTGATGGAACCCAGTCGGGAAAAATCTTCCGTGTCAAAGGGGAAGGGCTAAAAAACGTTCATGGTCATGGAAATGGAGACCTTCTCGTCCACATCCAGGTAGAAACCCCTGTCAACCTCTCCCAAAAGCAGAAGTCGATCCTTGAAGAATTTCAAGGAACCGAGGGGGAACACAACTCCCCTGACAGGAAATCTTTCCTCAATCGTGTAAAAAGTTTCTTTTAGCTCTAGACTTATTATTCTCTTTACAATAGAATTGCCTCTAAATTTAACCTTTAAGCCCAGGAGGCATTATGTTCTCATTCGACTGTAATTTTTTCGACAATTTGAACCGAAGCGCAAAACCTTCCCCAATTGCAGGACAGCTTGTTTTCAAATTATTTCAAAACAGTGCACCTAAGCCTTCTTCTCAAGACATTTTAACCAAAACTGCTTTGTATGGATTGGGAGCCTTAGCTACTAGCAAATACACCCATATGGGCTTTGGCTATGCAGGAGCATATGGCCTTATCCGAGGAATCACTGATACGTTTTTCGGAAACATGGCGCTTCAACTTGCAACTAAAGCAAAGGTTCATCCGAGTACTGATTCGGCCTTTCATAAAAAAGCTTGCGCTGTTATCGTAGAGCGCGCTGTCTACGCTACCATCATGTTCTTGTTTCTAAAAGCTGTAGAAGTGTGTGCAAAAAAACACTTCAAAAAGCTCGACTTTAAAGGGATCAAGCCATTGGATGCTCTAAAAATCGAGGGAGTGTTTTTTGCACTAACCGCTCTTCAGGTGGCTACTAGCTATTCAGGGGCGGCGACAGAATTCTTGAGTAACTAATGAAGAAGCAGTAACATCACTCTTAAAGGGGGCCATTCGGCCCCCTTTTTTATACCCAAACAAGTTCAAAAAAAAGGCCGTTGTGCTTTCACACAACGGCCGGGAACCAGACTTTTCAGTCTGGAAAAAGAAGGGGGAAGCTTGTTTGTGAAACTTTGGCCGAAGCCTTTATTGTTTCGCTTACCTTTTTTTTAACATGACTGCTCCTTTTTGTCTACCACATTTTTTTTTCTTGGGTTATGCTGCAAAATAACCCATAGGAAAAAGCCATGCCATTTGCAAAGATTAACGCCCTTGACCTCTACTATGAAACCCACGGAAGTGGCGAACCGATCGTTTTTATTTCTGGTTTTTCAACCCACCACATGACATGGCTTTCATGCGTAGAAAGGCTAAAAAATCACTACCAACTCATCTTGTTTGATAACCGAGGGGCAGGACAAACAACCGCTCCCCCACCCCCATACACCATTGAGACGATGGCTGAGGATACGGTGGCTCTCATGGACCACCTTGGGGTAAAAACCGCCCACATGGTTGGCTCTTCGATGGGAACAGCTATTGTTCAAACCATCGCCCACCGGTATCCCGAGCGGATCGATAAAGGGGTCTTGATCGCCCCTTTTCCCAAACTTCCAGAAGCGGCTCTTTTAAAAACAAAGACAACGGGAAAACTTTTAGAAAAGGGGGTTCCTCTAGAGCTGGTGATTGAAACGGTAATCCCCTGGCTTTTTAGCTCGGACTTTGTGAAAAACCCTGAAAATGTCGCGGCAAAAATTGAGGAGATGACAAACAATCCCTACTTGCAAGGTCCTGAAGGTTTTTTAGGCCAGATGGAGGCTTTAGGGAGTTTTGATTCTCGCTCTTTTGTCAAAGAGCTAAAGTCTCCTTTTCTCTTAATGGCTGGAGAGGATGATCTTTCAACGCCCCTCTACTGCGCGGAGTATCTCCACAGCCACCTTCCCAACTCAACGCTTCATGTTTTTCCTCGGGTGGGTCATATGATCCACGCAGAAAAAAAGGATGAGGTCATCGACCTCATCCTTCAATTTGTTCGAAACTCATCAGGTGACTAGTGCTCTGTCAACCCTAAAAATAGGGATATGTTGATTTATCTTTTCCCGGCTGGCTTCATGTTCGATCTCACAAACTTATAAAAGTTTAGATTCGATCTCCACACTTTGCCAACCGAAAAAATCGGCATGGTTCAAAATAGGGTAACAATTTTTGGTCTTATGAAAGATGCGTCGGGGGCAGCGGGGGGCTTGCCCCCAACGCATCTTTCTCCTAAACACTCCCGATTAACTACATAAGGTGGAAAGGCCTCCATATTTCGGGAAGTGTTACCTCAGCATGCTGTATTTTGAACCATGCCAAAAAATCTCAACCAATCTATCCTCAATTTTAGGGTTGACAGAGCACTAGAAGTCTAATCGCACCTTCAAGGTAAACCCTTGCAAGAAGAAGTCTCCTTGATGGTTAGGGTCACCTGGTAGGGTAATGAAGTGGTTGAATAGGATCCAGTTTTGGTGTTCCCATCCTGCTTGCAGTCCTAGATGAAAGCGATTTTGGCTGAGCCATGCATCGTAACGAAGACCAGCGCCCAGGCTGATGACAGGTTGCGATGAGTGAGGCTTCTGATCGGTACTGACAACAGGAACGGTCACATTATTTGCATCGGTTTGTTTTTCCTTTCGGTCACGATCAAACTGTCCCCAAAGAAGGGCTAGAGCGATATCGCTATACAAAGAAAAGCTCTTGCTAAACTGGAATGAGTTGTTAAGTCCAGCGCGCAGACCCACTCCCCAATAGTCTAGTTCCATATCTTGGCAGCTGATCTCACCATTTGTATTGGTATAACTCACATCGTAGTCTTGATAGACCCAAGCTGCACACAGCCCTCCGAAAAGGCGGAGTTTCATGAACTGACTCATGTAAGCATTACGCCCCAGTTCCCAAGTCAGGTTGTGGAATTTGACATCCCAGTTTGCTTTAGCATGGGTTAAAGAGCTTCCAAGGACTCCATGTGTAGCCCAGTAAGGGGTCAGGTTAGTCGTTGCAGTATCTTGACTTGTGCTATCAGCAGCATCACTATGCAGCCAGGTATACTGGGCAAAGAGGTCCCATCCATCATGGGTAAGGTTGACACCAAGGCCGACCTTAAAACCAGGATCCCAGCTCCAGTCAAGATCATGGACTCTTCCACTGGCATTGTTAGAGCCAACTCCTGAAACGGCATAGTCAAGCCCTTCGGTACGAGCCGTCCAGTAAATAAAGTCTGCAGTTAGAAAAACGTTCCAACTGTTGCCACGGATTCTTGGTCCAGCATTGGGCAAAATTTTAATGTCGCAGTCATCAGAGTAATAAAGTATTGGATCATCTCTATGCTGATCTGCAAAAGCAAAGGTCATGATGCTTAAAAAAAGGGCAACTATCCATTTTCGGCTCATCTTACATATCCTTGTGTAGAAGTTCTCTAAAAGCTTAGAGCTTAGTAAAAAATTTATTTGTTGGCAAGAAAAAAGTTAGAGACGGGTGTGATTAAAATCCGTACTCTATGAAACCCCTTGGAAGCGGCTGGGGCATTTTCCTGAGAAAAGGCTAATAGGTGTTTGTCAAGTTTTCTAATAAGCTGGCCAAATCTGGTAGAAAACTTCCCGAAAGAAAGAGGGTTTTCATAGAGTACGGATTTTAATCACACCCGTTAGAGACAGTCGAGTTTCCGCTTTAGCCTTTTCGAGCCATGCCAAAAACAAAGAATCGTAAAGACCCAAAGCATTGTGAGGCTCAGCCAATAGGGAAGAAACCCTGCTTGACCAAGGGCTGCCGCTCGCATCCCTTCCATCACATAGATCATCGGGTTGATGAGACTTAAGTAGCCAACCATGTGATTAAGGTCATAGGCTGACTGCCATGAGTACACATACCCCCCAAACATCCACATTGGAGCGATGTAGCGAAGCCACAAGCTATTGAGGTTGGTCATGTCTTTAATCATTCCCGTCAACCAAAGGGCAAAGAAACCAAAAAACAGGTTGGCAGTAATGAACATCGGGATGAGCCGCATATACGAAATCGTCTCTAAGCGCCATTCGGTGAAAACGAGTAGCTTCCCAATGGGAAACAGGAGCGCAGAGAGGAGCATCGAGGTAATCGCCCATGCAGTCCCCATATAGAAAAATACCATATTTGAGCGGATCGGCATCACAAGGGTGTGAAAAATGGTTCGATCCCCTCCCATATCAGCAAGTTGAAGTCCGACTTTACCAACAATTTCAATAAACCCGAAACTGGCAATCGCTCCCACAACAAAAAAAGCGGCATACCCATCGGGAATCCCCTCTTGTTGTAAAAAATACCCAAAAGCCACCACATTGGTGATAAATAGGCAAAGGGTGTCGATAAATTTGACCCGGAACTCCCGTTTAAAGGCGATAAGGTCTCGTTTCAATAGCTGGAAGTAGACAGAAAAACTACTCACTTTTACCCCCAGAGTTAAAAATTTCGGCATCGGGATCGTCGACAAACTTGAGGAAGACCTCTTCCAAATTGTTTTTTTTGTGCTGTTTTTTCAGATTCTCAGGGGTATCGATTGTTCGAATGGTCCCCTCATGGATCAGGCAAATCCGATCGGAAAGATATTCGGCTTCATCGAGATAGTGGGTGGTCAAAATCACCGTAATCCCCTCTTTACGAAGGTCGGCGATCACCTCCCAAAGCTCTCGCCGGATGTGGGAGTCAAGCCCCACCGTCGGCTCATCTAAAATGACAAGTTGTGGGCGGTGCATCAATGCCCGGACAATTAAAAAGCGTTGCTTATACCCTCCTGAAACCTCATCGATATTGGCATCGAGATACTCTTCTAGTTTAAACCGTTTAGCAAGCTCCTCTTTCCTTACCAAAGCTTCTTTTTTGCTCAGGCCATAACACCTTCCTGAAAAGACGAGGTTTTCCCCAAGGGAGAGTTGTTTTTCAATATTGGGGCGCTGCGGGCAGTAGCCAACAACTGCGCGGTAAGGGAGGAGACTTTTATAGATCGACTCTCCTTTCCAAAGGACCTCTCCTCCTGTCGGCGGGTGGAGGGTTGCTAAGATGGAAACAAGGGTCGTTTTACCGGCGCCGTTGACTCCTAAAAGGCCCAAAACTTCACCCTGAAAAAGATCAAGGGAGACACCTTTGAGCGCCTCTTTGACAACACGTCTTTTTTTAAAGTAGGTCTTCGAAACCTTTTCGATTTGCAAAAATAACATGAAAGAAACTGTACATCTTAGCGTCTTAAAGAGTCAAGGTGTATTCCAGAAATTTTTTCAATTTTTTCAACAGGAAACCGGTAAGACTCAAACTCTCCAGATACAGGAGCATTCGGAATGACATAGGCCCGGGTCTCTTCTTCGGAAAAGATCACCTTAAAAAAGTGGGTGGGAACCGCCACCTCATTATTGCCAATCACCTGGTAAGTCACAAACTTTTTCCCCTCCTTTTCATGGGAAAGAAAGAGAGGACCGGTGACGACCTGCAAACTCCCTGCTGTTTTGACAAGGGTACGGAGATGGCTTTCGAGTTTTCTCCAGATCCCTCGGTTAAATTGAGGGTGCTGGGGGGCAATATTAGAGAGGTAAAAGGTTTCGCTCAAAGCCTCTTTGGAAACCCTTACATCTCCAGCGGGAACATTGTGCCCTCGGTCAAACCCCGAGTCTGCATAATCGCTTAAAGTACTCCGGTGAGAGGAATATACCTCCTGATCTTCTTGAAAAGAGATCCCTTTTCTCTCGGCATTTTTTGCTAAACTTTCTTCGGTTAAATATTCGTGGGTCCAAAAAGGGATTTTTGCCCTGGTATCGTATGCAACGGTGTAGCCTGACCGCTCTAAAACGGGAAAAGCTTGCGGTTTTTCCCCAAGATGCTGGTAGGAAAAGGCTAAGGCAACGCCAACTGCCACTCCTGCAAAAAAACCGATGCTCTTTTTCACTTTCTGCATAAAAATTATTTTGGACTTAAACTCACTTTTTGTATACCTTATCTTTATTGTCGTACAAAGGAGAACCATCATGACAAAAACAAAAATTGCTAAAGGGATGACCATGTCATCGCTTGTTGTTTCTGATATTAAAAAAGCCAAACGTCTTTTCGTTGATATTCTTGGGCTGGAGTGTACCGAGCATGCCGAAGAGCACAACTGGATGGAGTTTAAAGGAGATCAGGGGGGCTACATCGGTGTTGGAGCCCCTTGTGAAGAGGGAATGACCCCAGGAGTCAATGCGACTCTTTCGATTGCTGTTGATAATATCGAAGAGGCAAAAGCGCATGTCGAATCGCATGGTATTGCCGTTGGGGACATTATTGAAGTTCCTGGCCATGTAAAGCTCGCTCCCTTCAAAGATGAAGATGGCAATGAGTTTTTTCTCGCCCAAAAGCTAGATTAATGTTACCCATAAGGGCATGAAGACAATGATTAAACGAGGGCTGATTGCGATCGCTCCCCTTGCCCTTACGATTGGGATTCTCTACTGGCTCTTTTCCTTTATGGAAGAGCTCGTTGGCCCTCCCATGAAGACCCTCCTTGGAAAATACTACGTGCCCGGGATGGGGATCGTGGGTGCCATTATTATCCTTTTCATCATTGGAAGTATCCTCAACACCTGGCTGATTTCCCATGTGACCCACTTTTTCGAGCGGGTTTTTAAAAAGATTCCCCTCTTCAACTCGCTTTACAAGATGGTCAAGAATGTGACCCACTTCTTTCAGTCTTCTCCCGAGGGAGAGAACCAGCAGGTGGTTGAAGTGTCTATTGCAGGGCAAACCCTTGTCGGCTTTATCACCCGGGAAAATTTCTCTGAGTTTCCTGCGATGGAAACTGACCGGGTGGCGGTGTTTCTTCCCATGAGCTATCAAATCGGAGGTTATACCGTTCTCCTTCCCCGCTCAGAGGTCAAGCCGCTTGACATGTCGATCGAAGAAGCGCTCCAATACTCGCTCATCGCTTGGGCCCGCAAGCCTGAGGATTAACTCAGGTATGTTTCAAAATTCATCACCTTAATGTTTTCTCCATAGGGTTGCTCTTTTCCTCGGTATAGCAGGTAACCTTGATCACCTGGCTCCAAAAACTTTTCGACTTCCTTAATCATTTTGGGATGAAATGT belongs to Candidatus Neptunochlamydia vexilliferae and includes:
- the tsaB gene encoding tRNA (adenosine(37)-N6)-threonylcarbamoyltransferase complex dimerization subunit type 1 TsaB, which translates into the protein MKFLIIDTSGTKSFVALFADGKLNSYPLPERKQSQTLLPAVKKLLNNQEISFIALGTGPGSFTGTRIGVMTAKALSLSMDLPLVPFSSENPLDPEALQKVFLATGGVFHTKIQIKY
- the rpsU gene encoding 30S ribosomal protein S21; amino-acid sequence: MPNVKVRTGESIDKALRALKKKLDKEGIMKTAKAHRFYDKPSVRKRAKSKAALKYKIKKGR
- the dnaJ gene encoding molecular chaperone DnaJ, encoding MTDYYQVLGVAKDATQSDIKKAYRKLALKYHPDKNADNPDAEKKFKEVSEAYEVLSDENKRQMYDQYGADALKGGGMGGAGFSSMEEALHTFMGAFGSGGGGGDFFGGAFGDIFGGGGGGEQSYARQGMSKKAQISITFEEAASGVEKEIAITNHIECSDCHGSGAQSPQDVKTCGTCQGTGQLHQSRGFFSMSSPCPHCHGAGKVITSPCKTCHGNGKVKKKERIRVPIPAGIDDGMRLKMAGHGDAGEGGGPRGDLYVYIKVKPHDVFTREGDNLLINLPVSLTEAALGCKKDLPRLLSKKPLRFTVPDGTQSGKIFRVKGEGLKNVHGHGNGDLLVHIQVETPVNLSQKQKSILEEFQGTEGEHNSPDRKSFLNRVKSFF
- a CDS encoding alpha/beta fold hydrolase, with product MPFAKINALDLYYETHGSGEPIVFISGFSTHHMTWLSCVERLKNHYQLILFDNRGAGQTTAPPPPYTIETMAEDTVALMDHLGVKTAHMVGSSMGTAIVQTIAHRYPERIDKGVLIAPFPKLPEAALLKTKTTGKLLEKGVPLELVIETVIPWLFSSDFVKNPENVAAKIEEMTNNPYLQGPEGFLGQMEALGSFDSRSFVKELKSPFLLMAGEDDLSTPLYCAEYLHSHLPNSTLHVFPRVGHMIHAEKKDEVIDLILQFVRNSSGD
- a CDS encoding Lpg1974 family pore-forming outer membrane protein — translated: MSRKWIVALFLSIMTFAFADQHRDDPILYYSDDCDIKILPNAGPRIRGNSWNVFLTADFIYWTARTEGLDYAVSGVGSNNASGRVHDLDWSWDPGFKVGLGVNLTHDGWDLFAQYTWLHSDAADSTSQDTATTNLTPYWATHGVLGSSLTHAKANWDVKFHNLTWELGRNAYMSQFMKLRLFGGLCAAWVYQDYDVSYTNTNGEISCQDMELDYWGVGLRAGLNNSFQFSKSFSLYSDIALALLWGQFDRDRKEKQTDANNVTVPVVSTDQKPHSSQPVISLGAGLRYDAWLSQNRFHLGLQAGWEHQNWILFNHFITLPGDPNHQGDFFLQGFTLKVRLDF
- a CDS encoding ABC transporter permease, which translates into the protein MSSFSVYFQLLKRDLIAFKREFRVKFIDTLCLFITNVVAFGYFLQQEGIPDGYAAFFVVGAIASFGFIEIVGKVGLQLADMGGDRTIFHTLVMPIRSNMVFFYMGTAWAITSMLLSALLFPIGKLLVFTEWRLETISYMRLIPMFITANLFFGFFALWLTGMIKDMTNLNSLWLRYIAPMWMFGGYVYSWQSAYDLNHMVGYLSLINPMIYVMEGMRAAALGQAGFLPYWLSLTMLWVFTILCFWHGSKRLKRKLDCL
- a CDS encoding ABC transporter ATP-binding protein, producing the protein MLFLQIEKVSKTYFKKRRVVKEALKGVSLDLFQGEVLGLLGVNGAGKTTLVSILATLHPPTGGEVLWKGESIYKSLLPYRAVVGYCPQRPNIEKQLSLGENLVFSGRCYGLSKKEALVRKEELAKRFKLEEYLDANIDEVSGGYKQRFLIVRALMHRPQLVILDEPTVGLDSHIRRELWEVIADLRKEGITVILTTHYLDEAEYLSDRICLIHEGTIRTIDTPENLKKQHKKNNLEEVFLKFVDDPDAEIFNSGGKSE
- a CDS encoding DNA/RNA non-specific endonuclease, translating into MKKSIGFFAGVAVGVALAFSYQHLGEKPQAFPVLERSGYTVAYDTRAKIPFWTHEYLTEESLAKNAERKGISFQEDQEVYSSHRSTLSDYADSGFDRGHNVPAGDVRVSKEALSETFYLSNIAPQHPQFNRGIWRKLESHLRTLVKTAGSLQVVTGPLFLSHEKEGKKFVTYQVIGNNEVAVPTHFFKVIFSEEETRAYVIPNAPVSGEFESYRFPVEKIEKISGIHLDSLRR
- a CDS encoding VOC family protein, which translates into the protein MTKTKIAKGMTMSSLVVSDIKKAKRLFVDILGLECTEHAEEHNWMEFKGDQGGYIGVGAPCEEGMTPGVNATLSIAVDNIEEAKAHVESHGIAVGDIIEVPGHVKLAPFKDEDGNEFFLAQKLD
- a CDS encoding DUF502 domain-containing protein, with protein sequence MKTMIKRGLIAIAPLALTIGILYWLFSFMEELVGPPMKTLLGKYYVPGMGIVGAIIILFIIGSILNTWLISHVTHFFERVFKKIPLFNSLYKMVKNVTHFFQSSPEGENQQVVEVSIAGQTLVGFITRENFSEFPAMETDRVAVFLPMSYQIGGYTVLLPRSEVKPLDMSIEEALQYSLIAWARKPED